The genomic stretch TCAGGTAATGTAAAACGCCCATTTTGATGATGTAAAACTTACGTACATCAATTTTTTTGGGTGCTCTATTTTGCATCATCTATTAGAGATACTCTTATATCTTGCAATCATATAGTGTGGTACACTGGTACTACAATACAGAATAGGGCGCATCAAGGTGCATGCGACACGTACTGCAAGAATTCATTGTCGCCGAGAAGGCGGGCCATGGTGTCCGGGGCAAGGCAAACCTCGACGTCGACGCTACCATCCCCGGCCTGGCCCGGCAACGCCGACAGCATGCCGTCAATTTTGCTATCGCACCCGCTCCTAACAGCAACCGCCCTGCCCCACCCGAAGTCAGTGCCGTCGTACATCGGaaaccgcggcgagctgaccattATGAGCGCGGCGCCGTCGGAGTTGCCCCGTGGGAAGCACCATGGTGCGGCGTCCCAGTCCGCCGCAACCTGCCTGATGGCGCCGTCGTCGTGCGCCGCCACGGTGGCGTGCAGCCTGGCAGCCGCCCAGCGGAGGTCATTGGCAGCCAGCTCGGCCACCGTCGCCGTGGTGGCCACGATCTGGATGGCGTTGCCGAAGTAGACCGGGGAGATCGTCGGGCGCAGACGGTGCCGGCAGTTCACCGCCATGCGGAACGTGGTCGTCGCGTCCGCAGCCAGCTGCAGCCTCGCTCGCGTCACGGCCAGCCACATATGCGCGCAGATCGATTGGAAGGAGGAGATCTCTCCGTTCACCATGGAGTCCTCGTTGGTTTTTCCACAGCCATTGGCGGCGGCTTTCAGGTCGCGGATCGCGGCGGCGCTGAAGTGGACCACTCGCTCGCGCAGCAGTGGCGCCGCGTGTAACGTCCCTGCGGGACCGTCGCGTCCGGAGAAGCGGAGGACGGCCGTCGATCCGCCGAAGAAGTTGCGGCCGAAGTCCGGTGGCTGGACTGGTTCGCCGCGGCACAGCCCGGCCCATGTGTTGAAGAAGTGCCAAAACGAGGTCCCGTCCACGACGGcgtggttgacgacgacggcgacaaaGATAGCGCCGTCCCCGAGCACCGTGGCTTGGAATGACGCGAGCGGGCGGTGGTGTCCTTCGTAGCTCACGGCGCCGGCCATCGGGAACAGATCCTTGGTTAGCATGGTCGGCACGTCGGCGTCCGGCATGAGGAAGTCGGCGAGCGACAGAGTTGGCGCCACCGCGTGGTAGAACTCGACGgcagcgtcatcgtcgtcgcacCGGATGACAATGCTGCCATCAGGGAGCGTGACTAGCCGTCCCGCGAGCGGCGGGAAGACCCCGAGCGCGCGGGGGAGCAACGACACCAGCGACGACAGGATGCCGGGCTTCGGCGTGCTGGTAGGCTGGAAGAAGAGCCCCTTCTGAATGTAGCTGCACGACAGCATGAGCATGTCGGAGAAGGATAGCTTGAGGTCTCCGACCGGCGAGGCGCCCTCGGGCCGAATGGTCTGCTTCGACACGACGGTGATGATGGATGCCGGCACGCTCGCGCGAACTGGCGCGGCCGGGACGTCGGCGGAGATCGGCGGAGCCATGTTATCTGGATATGCGGCTGTGTTCTCGGCGTTACGCGGTCTCTCCATACTTGTGCTGATAATAAGCAGTCGTTCTTCCAGGCCAAAAAAGAGAGATTGGTCCTGGTAGTTGATACGTAGCACGACAAGGTCTTGAAGAAGAGTGTCCCCCATGCAATTGAAACTGGTGGGCAGCAATCAACCTCGTGGTCACTGGTTGTCTCTTTCATCACTCAGCGCTTTGATTAATTTGATACACGTCACGATGAATTCATGCCACCGCGAAAAAGACTGCTCCTCCGGTCTTTCCCGCTATGAGAGCATCTCTACTATCTGTAGATACCGGGTCAGTTCTTCCACGCAATTTTTCGGAGGTGCTCCTGGGATAGAGTATACGCGCGTGCGTTCATAGAAGCAAGTGTGTGCGTGTATatgtgagcgtctttgattgtactgtgtttcgcaaaaaaaaataccAGAAAACTCTGAACCCGCAAAACTTATACACGATTAGCTgcaaaacattatacaatataaaAGAGTGAAGCGACACTAACAATCTTATGAGAGCTCACCTTTTTTTTATCCAATCCTCAGGCCGGATCAGATCTTGGAATGGAGCCTGCTGACTCTCACCGGAATTTTGAGGTATAAACCTAGAATAGCTGGGGATTTTATTTGGTGACTAGAttggatctaatctatggaaaatttgaaatttgatcTAATCTCTAATCGAAAGAACCGATCCGATCTTTGACTGAGACGGGGTGCCGCGCCCCCAGGTGATTAATCTCCCCGGGGGTGGCGCGATACGGAAGTGGTGGAAGGACCTAGGATCGGCGTCGTGAGACTAACCGCTCTGATATCATGTAGAAAATATAGATAAATCCTAAGTCTTGCATGTTTATTTCGGTGATCCTCATGGGGTATATAAAGAGGTACATTGAGGGGGTAGCTCTTCGTAGTCGATGGTCCTGTTCGAGTTCCCATGTTTCTGCCATCAATCTTAAGCCCTAAAACTAATGCCTCAAACAGGCTTTTGTAATGACCGGGGCATCACAATACCTTACCGTGGCAGTCTTTGTAGACATCTCTGATGTGTCCGTGATGCCGTCCTTGAAATGGGCATGTGCCAATAAGAAGGCTAACGACGGAGCGAAGCGAGGCCTGGCACCGGTAGGCTTGTGCCGAAGCCCATAACGTCGTGCCCTGCAGGGACACCtgggggtgcggagagcgatagCCGCCCCCCGGTACAGATCATCATCACGCCCTATATATACTTTTTATAAGCCACTGACTCGGGTTTATCGCTTCATAAGAAAGCCCACGGTATTTGTAAATACTCCCCGATTGACGTGGGATCGCCTCGCAAATGCCTAcagattccgggaacgagattaggcacacgatgtacccagcttcgggtcccctcggtggatgaTCCCTACGTGGTGCCAGCAGTGAGAAGACGCCAAGCGCGCGGGAGAGCGACCACAGGATGCCAGGCATCGGCGTGCCGGTAGGCTGGAACAATAGCCCCTTCTGAATGTAGCTGCACGACAGCATGAGCATGTCGGAGAAGGATAGCTTGAGGTCTCCGACCGACGAGGCGCCCTCGGGCCGAATGGTCTGCTTCGACACGACGGTGATGGTGGATGCCGGCACGCTCGCGCGAACTGGCGCGGCTGGGACGTCGGCGGAGATCGGCGGAGCCATGTTATCTGGATATGCGGCTGTGTTCTCGGCGTTGCGCGGTCTCTCCATACTCTTGTGCTGATAAGCAATCGTTCTTCCAGGCCATAAAAGAGAGATTGGTCCTGGTAGTTGATACGTAGCACGACAAGGTCTTGAAGAAGAGTGTCCCCCATGATGGGCCATGCAATTGAAACTGGTGGCCAGCAATCAACCTCGTGGTCACTGGTTGTCTCTTTCATCACTCGGCGCTTTGATTAATTTGATACACGTCACGATGAATTCATGCCACCGCGAAAAAAAACATCTCTACTATCTCTAGATACCGGAAAACTCTGAAACCGCAAAACGTATATACGATTAGCTGCAAAACATTATACAATACTCCGTATAAAAGAGTGTAGCGGCATACCAATCTTATGAGGGCCCACCTTTTTTTCTCATCCAATCCTCAGGCCGGATCAGATCTTAGAATGGAGCCTGCCGACTCTCACCGGGCTCGGGGGAGATGCTTGCGGTGCCTCGAGCGTGACCACTATGTCAGCACATGTCTTCCTGGTTATCTGGAACGATTCTACCGTGCGCGCTTTCTTGCAGCTCGTTCTCGCTCTCTGGACGCTCGTGCTCGTTCTCCGGACGCTCTTGCTCGTTCTCTGGCAGCACACCCTCGTCGTCCCTCGGCGCCCCGGAGTTGGGTTGAGGTTGTGTGGCGCTATtcgtcgcctacaacatcgccgcCAAGGCCTTCTCCAAGGTTTTGCGAGGAGTTCAATGTCAACGCCAATTTCAACTCTCGTCTTCAATGTCAGTTTTCCTTGATGCGCATAGAGCTCACTCAGTTGATTGCTACCCACGTCGAGGAGGTTTCTCTCCCTCTTCATGAAGAGGTGGTCGGTCTCAAGCTGCAGTTGGCACGCGTTGGTGTTTCTTTGGAGCCGACGGGAGCGTGTTTTTCTGGTGGGTAGGAGCTCGCCACCATGGATTTTATTCTCGGCCGGAATATCTGAAATCTCGCCGAAAATCGAACATTCCGTTACCCCACGAGAAACAGTGATACCGGCCAAAAAAAATCTGTTTGATTTAAGAATTTAGACTGCAGTCTTTGATAAAATAAGCTTGTATAGTGTACATACTAAAGTGCTGGTTGGGCGTGGTTGTTAGCTACATGTCAGCCTTTGTCTCTGATCTTGAGTTCGAATACCCGATCCCACAAAAATTTGTTTTGATCATTTAATTCTTCGTTTTTGTTTAAAAAGAAAAAATGTGACATGACTGTTATTCGAACCTAAACCTATCGTTGTTTGGCACACTAAGAGCATCTCGAACACTAAACCTATCGTTTGTTTGGCACACTAAGAGCATCTCGAGCCAGGTCCCCAAACAACACCGGATCAAGTGTTTGGGGAACGTGTttcttcgtgccgtgtttggaaCGTCGCTCCTTAGTCGCGTTCCTCAAATATTGAAATATTGCatcttttttatatatttttattttaatagagaGAAGAAATTTGTAGGTAAGGTGAAGACTTCGAAAAATACGAACTAATTTTCAAAGTAGtgaaatataaacaaattacatataaaaacttcaaaaaaatgaaaaaattaaACTACTTCTTTGATGTCCCTACCTCGTCGTTCTCATGGTGGCGCATCCTACTCGTCACCTTTTCCGAAGAGCCGGTGTCgttcgacgcgtcggaggaacttgtgtccccctcgtcgtcctcctcagcctcctcagcctcctcctcctcttcatggcCATCGTCGGCCTCGCAATCCTCCTCCTGGCCGTCGTTGGCCTCCCAATCCTTCTCCTGGCTATCCGTCGGTGGGGTACTACAACTATTAGGCGTTGCAACTCTATCCCACCAATGGTGACATCCCGGCGACTTCCCCTTGCTGTCAGTGTCCGATGACAAAGAGAGATTGCTCATGGTGAGAAAGGAGAGAAGAGATGAATGGCGCCGGCAGGTTGTAGATCAGCATGCGCATATacgtaggggtcttattgagcgcggatgaatgaCGGCGCATATATCGAAGAGAGTTGTTGATACGGGCattgaggcctatgtggagcctaatttcaggactccaccagcctagttatcttattttatgtaatggtcatatgtgagccaattagggtttttaataagttgagtcagttttggtttgggcctgtccaaaccaagttagAGAGGCCCacaagggttggccggccatcaccccctcatataaggagatggtgcggctagggttaagGTAGACAAGTTTAGACAGAAATTTAGGTTACAAACCATTacgt from Lolium rigidum isolate FL_2022 chromosome 4, APGP_CSIRO_Lrig_0.1, whole genome shotgun sequence encodes the following:
- the LOC124648098 gene encoding uncharacterized acetyltransferase At3g50280-like, which codes for MAPPISADVPAAPVRASVPASIITVVSKQTIRPEGASPVGDLKLSFSDMLMLSCSYIQKGLFFQPTSTPKPGILSSLVSLLPRALGVFPPLAGRLVTLPDGSIVIRCDDDDAAVEFYHAVAPTLSLADFLMPDADVPTMLTKDLFPMAGAVSYEGHHRPLASFQATVLGDGAIFVAVVVNHAVVDGTSFWHFFNTWAGLCRGEPVQPPDFGRNFFGGSTAVLRFSGRDGPAGTLHAAPLLRERVVHFSAAAIRDLKAAANGCGKTNEDSMVNGEISSFQSICAHMWLAVTRARLQLAADATTTFRMAVNCRHRLRPTISPVYFGNAIQIVATTATVAELAANDLRWAAARLHATVAAHDDGAIRQVAADWDAAPWCFPRGNSDGAALIMVSSPRFPMYDGTDFGWGRAVAVRSGCDSKIDGMLSALPGQAGDGSVDVEVCLAPDTMARLLGDNEFLQYVSHAP